The genomic region CTTCGCTCGGCTGCGAAAGCGTGCTCAACATGCCCGTGCGCTGGCGCGGGCGCACACTCGGCTCGCTCAATCTGCTCCATGAGGCAGGCTGGTACGTCGAGGACGATAGCGCCGCGTGTCTTCCATTCGCCCAGCTCGCCTTGCCCGCGCTGCTCATCCAGTCCTGATAAGACAGGAAGTCGTCATGTCCCGTGTGCTCTTCAAGAACGCCGCTCTGCTCGATCCGCTTCAGCCGGACCTCCTGGAGGGACATCACGTGCTGGTCGAGGACGGTCTGATCAAGGAGGTCTCCGATCGGCCGCTCCAAGTGGAAACCGACCGCACCGTCGATCTGAAGGGCAAGACGCTGATGCCCGGCCTGATCGACCTGCATGTGCATGCGATCGCCGTCGAACTCAATCTGGCGCAGCAGGTGCACATGCCGAACGTGCTGGTGACGCTGCGCTCAACGCTGCTGCTGCGCGGCATGCTTCGGCGGGGCTTCACCACCGTGCGCGACGCCGGCGGCGCCGGCCATGCGCTGAAGCAGGCGATCGAGACCGGTCTCACCGACGGTCCGCGGCTGTTCGTCTCGGGACGTGCGCTCAGCCAGACCGGCGGCCACGGCGACATGCGGGCCCGCTCGGATTATCTTGCCAGCGACGCACCGTGCCCCTGCTGCGTGCGTGTCGGCGCGCTGGCGCGCGTTGCCGATGGTGTCGACGGCGTGCGCAGGGCGGCGCGCGAGGAACTGCAGATGGGCGCCGACCAGATCAAGATCATGGCCTCCGGCGGCGTTGCTTCACCGACCGATCCGGTCGGCGCCTTCGGCTACTCCGAGGACGAGATCCGCGCCATCGTCGAAGAGGCGCGCGGGCGTCAGACCTATGTGCTCGCCCACGCTTACACCGCTGCCGCGATCGAACGCGCGGTGCGCTGCGGGGTGCGCACCATCGAGCACGGCAATTTGGTCGATGCTCCGACCGCGCAGCTGATGGCCGAGAAGGGCGCCTATGTGGTGCCGACGCTCGTCACCTACGAGGCGCTGGCTAACGAGGGTGCCCAATATGGCCTGCCGCCCGAAAGCGTTGCCAAGATCGCCGATGTCCGCGACGCGGGCCTGCGTTCGCTCACGATCTACCGCGACGCCGGCGTAAAGATCGGGTTCGGCAGCGACCTGCTCGGACCGTCGCAGCGTCTGCAGAGCGACGAATTCCGCATCCGCGCCGAAATTCTCGGTCCGCGCGCCGTCATCGCCAGCGCGACATTGGTCGGCGCCGAGGTCCTCGGCATGGAGGGCAAGCTCGGCCGCATCATGCCCGAAGCCATTGCGGACCTGCTGGTGGTCGATGGCAATCCGCTGCGCGACGTGGCCTGCCTACTCGGCCA from Bradyrhizobium lupini harbors:
- a CDS encoding amidohydrolase family protein; this encodes MSRVLFKNAALLDPLQPDLLEGHHVLVEDGLIKEVSDRPLQVETDRTVDLKGKTLMPGLIDLHVHAIAVELNLAQQVHMPNVLVTLRSTLLLRGMLRRGFTTVRDAGGAGHALKQAIETGLTDGPRLFVSGRALSQTGGHGDMRARSDYLASDAPCPCCVRVGALARVADGVDGVRRAAREELQMGADQIKIMASGGVASPTDPVGAFGYSEDEIRAIVEEARGRQTYVLAHAYTAAAIERAVRCGVRTIEHGNLVDAPTAQLMAEKGAYVVPTLVTYEALANEGAQYGLPPESVAKIADVRDAGLRSLTIYRDAGVKIGFGSDLLGPSQRLQSDEFRIRAEILGPRAVIASATLVGAEVLGMEGKLGRIMPEAIADLLVVDGNPLRDVACLLGQGEHIPMVMKAGKVQFDRLGARN